Proteins from a genomic interval of Cyanobium sp. AMD-g:
- the gloA gene encoding lactoylglutathione lyase, with protein sequence MRLLHTMLRVGDLERSLRFYIEVLGMKLLRRKDYPGGAYTLAFVGYGDEKDTTVLELTHNWGTEAYDLGTGFGHLAIGVDDIYATCAAIAAKGGRVVREPGPKQHGTSVIAFVQDPDGYKVELIQTSSRSDAP encoded by the coding sequence ATGCGATTGCTTCACACCATGCTCAGGGTGGGCGACCTGGAGCGTTCCCTGCGCTTCTACATCGAGGTGCTCGGCATGAAGCTGCTGCGCCGCAAGGACTATCCCGGCGGCGCCTACACCCTGGCCTTCGTCGGCTACGGCGATGAGAAGGACACCACCGTGCTGGAACTCACCCACAACTGGGGCACCGAGGCCTACGACCTCGGCACCGGCTTCGGCCATCTGGCCATCGGCGTCGACGACATCTACGCCACCTGCGCGGCCATTGCCGCCAAGGGCGGCCGGGTGGTGCGCGAACCCGGTCCGAAGCAGCACGGCACCAGCGTGATCGCGTTCGTGCAGGATCCCGACGGCTACAAGGTGGAACTGATCCAGACGTCGTCGAGGTCCGATGCGCCCTGA
- a CDS encoding Crp/Fnr family transcriptional regulator — protein sequence MQVFSSWSEQQARLTRWVLLLGWLGLIVSLLLPGVDPWPFELDRCGPLMECHSREGNQIFWGLVVPSGLLILVALSHEVWRRICPLAFLSQLFRALRWQRTVPGKGGRRDVVKIEADSWLGQHHVQLQWSLFIAGLSLRLLVVNSSPLGLGLFLALTVAAALAVGWAYGGKAWCQYFCPMAPVQAVVTGPRSLLGSPAHLETTSRITQSMCRTIGEKGKLQSACVACQAPCIDIDSERAYWQTFSGKKGLAWAWASYPGLVLAFFLLIRAAGPGGIDYLRSGLWAYDARAVDQIAQPLVLGGWNTLLPRWFTMPALLVLGGVLSVALFGALERWLRSGLAGLPAERAAAVAGHRTRLAATFLAVNIFFWFADPSLGLLGPRGGQLIRSLVLVISGMWLYRGWSRDKATYTRESTSASLRKQLEKLVPEMGDLLDGRSLAELSPGEVFTLAKVLPSQISQTKRGIYREVLSDLFGSGRLDRAAALVQLEELRQSLDLKEEDHHAAVRELAVSDPRILQLDHRQREIRSLRQEAAAEAIEDLLETTGLGDLSTALADGDHGDRLERIRQEYALDEASWSELLATFGPVSSFARERAEEQLQQVRDRLAARQALAQAAAGEPLLRPLLPVIDRQLVSLFVTVAPSLQPFAAEDPLLERFHGLLPHVPEGVLTQLRRQDRERWAPASAGVPAPLDPLPDPADVLDGLWRDPDPDTALWALWVQDQRDPARAAALRREPRVGLPSSAALERLRSGEGLALGGRLRRLLEVPLMAGLSPAALINMLHWGEERQLQNGEVLFSVGDTPDTVAILLEGRCEVRRPSASDGGLEAMARIHSGEPIGEVSFLVDHPRRAAVRAIDGPATVLVFESSEFEQLLQQSSEFNRGLLHTLALRLEDSYGKLGSTNVPR from the coding sequence ATGCAAGTCTTCAGCTCCTGGTCCGAGCAACAGGCCCGCCTCACCCGCTGGGTGCTGCTGCTGGGCTGGCTGGGGCTGATCGTCAGCCTGTTGCTTCCCGGCGTCGATCCCTGGCCGTTCGAGCTGGATCGCTGCGGCCCCCTGATGGAGTGCCACAGCCGGGAGGGCAACCAGATCTTCTGGGGCCTGGTGGTGCCCAGCGGTCTGCTGATCCTGGTGGCGCTCAGCCATGAGGTCTGGCGCCGCATCTGCCCGCTGGCCTTCCTCTCCCAGCTGTTCCGCGCCCTCCGCTGGCAGCGCACCGTCCCCGGCAAGGGCGGCCGCCGCGACGTGGTGAAGATCGAGGCGGACTCCTGGCTCGGACAGCATCACGTGCAGCTGCAGTGGAGCCTCTTCATCGCCGGCCTCAGCCTGCGGCTGCTGGTGGTGAACAGCAGCCCCCTGGGACTGGGCCTGTTCCTGGCGCTCACGGTGGCGGCGGCCCTGGCGGTGGGCTGGGCCTACGGCGGCAAGGCCTGGTGCCAGTACTTCTGCCCGATGGCGCCGGTGCAGGCCGTGGTCACCGGCCCCCGCAGCCTGCTGGGCAGCCCCGCCCACCTGGAGACCACCTCCCGCATCACCCAGTCGATGTGCCGCACCATCGGCGAGAAGGGCAAGCTGCAGAGCGCCTGCGTGGCCTGCCAGGCCCCCTGCATCGACATCGACTCCGAGCGGGCCTACTGGCAGACCTTCAGCGGCAAGAAGGGTCTGGCCTGGGCCTGGGCCTCCTATCCCGGCCTGGTGCTGGCCTTCTTTCTGCTGATCCGCGCCGCGGGGCCTGGCGGCATCGACTACCTGCGCAGCGGCCTGTGGGCCTACGACGCCCGCGCCGTCGATCAGATCGCCCAGCCCCTGGTGCTGGGCGGCTGGAACACCCTGCTGCCCCGATGGTTCACCATGCCCGCCCTGCTGGTGCTGGGCGGTGTCCTCTCGGTGGCCCTGTTCGGGGCTCTGGAACGCTGGCTGCGATCCGGCCTCGCCGGGCTGCCGGCCGAGCGGGCCGCGGCCGTGGCCGGCCATCGCACCCGCCTGGCCGCGACCTTCCTGGCGGTGAACATCTTCTTCTGGTTCGCCGATCCCTCGCTCGGCCTCCTCGGCCCGAGGGGCGGGCAGCTGATCCGCTCCCTGGTGCTGGTCATCAGCGGCATGTGGCTCTACCGGGGCTGGTCCCGGGACAAGGCCACCTACACCCGCGAGAGCACCAGCGCCAGCCTGCGCAAGCAGCTGGAGAAGCTGGTGCCCGAAATGGGGGATCTGCTGGACGGGCGCTCCCTGGCGGAGCTCAGCCCGGGGGAGGTGTTCACCCTGGCCAAGGTGCTGCCCAGCCAGATCAGCCAGACCAAGCGCGGGATCTACCGCGAGGTGCTCTCCGACCTGTTCGGCAGCGGCCGGCTCGACCGCGCCGCCGCTCTGGTGCAGCTGGAGGAGCTGCGCCAGTCCCTCGACCTCAAGGAGGAGGACCACCACGCCGCCGTGCGCGAGCTGGCGGTGAGCGACCCCCGCATCCTGCAGCTCGACCATCGCCAGCGGGAGATCCGCAGCCTGCGCCAGGAGGCCGCCGCCGAAGCGATCGAGGATCTGCTCGAGACCACCGGCCTCGGCGACCTGAGCACGGCCCTGGCCGACGGTGACCACGGCGATCGGCTGGAGCGGATCCGCCAGGAGTACGCGCTCGATGAGGCCAGCTGGTCGGAGCTGCTGGCCACCTTCGGTCCCGTGTCGAGCTTCGCCCGCGAGCGGGCCGAGGAGCAGCTGCAGCAGGTCCGGGACAGGCTCGCGGCCCGCCAGGCCCTGGCGCAGGCCGCCGCCGGCGAGCCCCTGCTGCGGCCGCTGCTGCCGGTGATCGACCGCCAGCTGGTCAGCCTGTTCGTCACCGTCGCGCCCTCCCTGCAGCCCTTCGCCGCCGAGGACCCCCTGCTGGAACGCTTCCACGGGCTGCTCCCCCATGTCCCGGAAGGGGTGCTCACCCAGCTGCGGCGCCAGGACCGGGAACGGTGGGCCCCGGCCAGCGCAGGGGTCCCCGCCCCCCTCGACCCGCTCCCCGATCCGGCGGACGTGCTCGATGGACTGTGGCGGGACCCCGATCCGGACACCGCCCTGTGGGCCCTGTGGGTGCAGGATCAGCGGGATCCGGCGCGGGCGGCGGCCCTGCGGCGGGAGCCGAGGGTGGGTCTGCCCAGCAGCGCGGCCCTCGAGAGGCTGCGGTCCGGGGAGGGGCTCGCCCTGGGCGGGCGCCTCCGCCGGCTCCTGGAGGTGCCGCTGATGGCGGGACTGTCGCCGGCGGCCTTGATCAACATGCTGCACTGGGGCGAGGAGCGGCAGCTGCAGAACGGCGAGGTGCTGTTCTCGGTCGGTGATACCCCCGACACCGTGGCGATCCTGCTGGAGGGCCGCTGCGAGGTGCGGCGCCCCTCGGCCAGCGACGGCGGGCTCGAGGCGATGGCCCGGATCCACAGCGGCGAACCGATCGGAGAGGTGTCCTTCCTGGTGGACCATCCCCGCCGCGCTGCGGTGCGGGCCATCGACGGACCCGCCACGGTACTGGTGTTCGAGAGTTCGGAGTTCGAACAGCTGCTGCAGCAGTCCTCGGAGTTCAACCGGGGCCTGCTGCACACCCTCGCCCTGAGGCTCGAGGACTCCTACGGCAAGCTGGGCAGCACCAACGTGCCCCGCTGA
- the coaE gene encoding dephospho-CoA kinase (Dephospho-CoA kinase (CoaE) performs the final step in coenzyme A biosynthesis.): MAQRRIGLTGGIASGKSSVGRLLAARGLPVLDADAYAREALAPGSPGARAVAERYGEQVVAEGAGEPGEPLPALDRAALGRIVFSDAAELRWLEQLVHPLVRQRFAAELERLRQAPLVVLMIPLLFEAGLDTLCSEIWLVDCDEDQQLQRLMGRDRLSADDARARLAAQWPLARKRTLATVVLDNRGGPDELAPQVEAALSPSTAR; encoded by the coding sequence ATGGCACAGCGCCGCATCGGTCTCACCGGAGGGATCGCCAGCGGCAAGAGCAGCGTGGGGCGCCTGTTGGCCGCCCGTGGCCTGCCGGTGCTGGATGCGGATGCCTATGCCCGCGAGGCGCTGGCCCCCGGCAGCCCCGGTGCCCGGGCCGTGGCGGAGCGCTACGGCGAGCAAGTGGTGGCGGAGGGAGCGGGTGAGCCCGGTGAGCCGCTGCCGGCCCTGGACCGGGCGGCTCTCGGGCGGATCGTGTTCAGTGATGCCGCCGAGCTGCGCTGGCTGGAGCAGCTGGTGCATCCGCTGGTGCGCCAGCGCTTCGCCGCGGAACTGGAGCGGCTGCGGCAGGCGCCGTTGGTGGTGCTGATGATCCCGCTGCTGTTTGAGGCGGGGCTGGACACGCTCTGCAGCGAGATCTGGCTGGTGGACTGCGACGAGGACCAGCAGCTCCAGCGCTTGATGGGGCGTGATCGGCTCAGCGCTGACGACGCCCGCGCCCGGCTGGCGGCCCAGTGGCCCCTGGCGCGCAAGCGGACCCTGGCCACGGTGGTGCTCGACAACCGCGGCGGGCCCGACGAGCTGGCGCCGCAGGTGGAGGCGGCGCTCAGCCCTTCAACTGCTCGCTGA
- the eno gene encoding phosphopyruvate hydratase, whose protein sequence is MYDSLDLVIDSIVAREVLDSRGTPTVEAEVYLEGGASGRAIVPSGASTGAHEAHELRDGEKAYFGKGVSKAVENIEERIAPALCGLSALDQGAVDEAMNELDGSDNKSALGANAILAVSLATAHAAAKALGLPLYRYLGGPMATLLPVPLMNVINGGAHASNNLDFQEFMLVPHGAGSFREALRMGAEVFHTLKGLLKDQGLSTAVGDEGGFAPDLAGNDAAGELLMQAIEKAGYRPGDQISLALDVASTEFYADGRYAFGGGSYTSAEMVDQLAALASRFPIVSIEDGLAEDDWEGWRLLTERLGSTVQLVGDDLFVTNTTRLQQGIEQGIANSILIKVNQIGSLTETLQAIDLAGRAGYTSVISHRSGETEDVTIADLAVATRAGQIKTGSLSRSDRVAKYNQLLRIEDELGSQAIYAGVEDRGPRGRG, encoded by the coding sequence GTGTACGACTCCCTCGACCTCGTCATCGACTCCATCGTTGCCCGTGAGGTGCTCGACTCCCGGGGCACCCCCACGGTGGAGGCGGAGGTGTATCTGGAGGGGGGCGCCAGTGGCCGCGCCATCGTGCCCAGCGGCGCCAGCACCGGCGCCCATGAGGCCCACGAGCTGCGCGACGGCGAGAAGGCCTACTTCGGCAAGGGCGTCAGCAAGGCGGTGGAGAACATCGAGGAGCGCATCGCCCCGGCCCTCTGCGGCCTGAGTGCCCTCGACCAGGGCGCCGTGGACGAGGCCATGAACGAACTTGACGGCAGTGACAACAAATCGGCCCTCGGCGCCAACGCCATCCTGGCGGTGAGCCTGGCCACCGCCCATGCGGCCGCCAAGGCCCTGGGCCTGCCGCTTTACCGCTACCTGGGCGGCCCGATGGCCACCCTGCTGCCGGTGCCGCTGATGAACGTGATCAACGGCGGCGCCCACGCCTCCAACAACCTCGACTTTCAGGAATTCATGCTGGTGCCCCATGGGGCCGGCAGCTTCCGCGAGGCCCTGCGCATGGGCGCCGAGGTGTTCCACACCCTCAAGGGGCTGCTCAAGGATCAGGGCCTCTCCACGGCCGTGGGCGATGAGGGTGGCTTCGCCCCCGACCTGGCCGGCAACGACGCCGCCGGCGAGCTGCTGATGCAGGCGATCGAGAAGGCCGGCTACCGCCCCGGCGACCAGATCTCCCTGGCCCTCGATGTGGCCAGCACCGAATTCTATGCCGATGGCCGCTACGCCTTCGGCGGCGGCAGCTACACCAGTGCCGAGATGGTCGACCAGCTGGCGGCTCTCGCGAGCCGCTTCCCGATCGTCTCGATCGAGGACGGCCTGGCCGAGGACGACTGGGAGGGCTGGCGCCTGCTGACCGAGCGCCTGGGCAGCACGGTGCAACTGGTGGGCGATGACCTGTTCGTGACCAACACCACCCGTCTGCAGCAGGGGATCGAGCAGGGCATCGCCAATTCGATCCTGATCAAGGTGAATCAGATCGGCTCACTCACCGAGACGCTTCAGGCCATCGATCTGGCCGGGCGTGCCGGCTACACCAGCGTGATCAGCCACCGCAGCGGCGAGACGGAAGACGTGACCATCGCCGACCTGGCCGTGGCCACCCGCGCCGGCCAGATCAAGACCGGCTCCCTCAGCCGCAGCGACCGGGTCGCCAAGTACAACCAGCTGCTGCGCATCGAGGACGAACTGGGCAGCCAGGCGATCTATGCCGGCGTGGAAGACCGGGGGCCACGGGGCCGCGGCTGA
- a CDS encoding AarF/ABC1/UbiB kinase family protein, producing the protein MAAPSGPGVLLSRFWRPLRIWRLVVQLLAGLWWDGRPWSYPGGRTPERQAARQRRRARWLTAQFLELGSAFIKLGQLLSARPDVLPADVVEELAHLQDRVPAFPFPVVESLLEEELGERRAEIIDLAVEPLGSASLAQVHRASLRSGRQVVFKVQRPGLERLFRLDLEVLQQVAAVVQRHPRWGAGRDWVGIAKECRRVLLRELDFRLEAEHAARFRQQFLDDPGIRIPAVIWELSSRRVLCLDYLPGIKINDREALVRAGIDPAAVAEKGAASYLQQLVRFGFFHADPHPGNLAVAGDGSLIYYDFGMMGQISERLRSRIGRMVRAAAARDASGLVDELQQAGVIAQGIDPGPVRRLVRVMLTEALTPPFSANVLDKLSGDLYELVYGQPFRLPPELIFVMRALSTFEGVGRSLDPGFSLVTIARPYLLPLMTASGNGPNELFNEISRQAAEVGSRALGIPRRLEESLSRIEQGDLQVLIRAGETDRLLRRLALAQQSSGQSFLLGGLAVAAALLAASSRPFLVAVPLVLGLPVGLSWLKLQSRLKRDGRLDQLPGVAAASRRE; encoded by the coding sequence ATGGCGGCCCCCTCAGGCCCCGGGGTCCTGCTGTCCCGCTTCTGGCGGCCCCTGCGCATCTGGCGTCTGGTCGTCCAGTTACTGGCTGGCCTGTGGTGGGATGGCCGTCCCTGGAGCTACCCGGGGGGACGCACCCCCGAGCGCCAGGCCGCCCGCCAGCGCCGCCGGGCCCGCTGGCTCACGGCCCAGTTTCTTGAGCTCGGCTCCGCCTTCATCAAGCTGGGGCAGTTGCTTTCGGCCCGCCCCGATGTGCTCCCCGCCGACGTGGTGGAGGAGTTGGCCCATCTGCAGGACCGGGTGCCGGCGTTCCCCTTCCCCGTGGTGGAGTCCCTGCTGGAAGAGGAGCTGGGCGAGCGTCGGGCCGAGATCATCGATCTGGCGGTGGAGCCGCTGGGGTCGGCGAGCCTGGCCCAGGTGCACCGGGCCAGCCTGCGCAGCGGTCGGCAGGTGGTGTTCAAGGTGCAGCGGCCCGGGCTGGAGCGGCTGTTCCGACTGGACCTGGAGGTGCTGCAGCAGGTGGCGGCGGTGGTGCAGCGCCATCCCCGCTGGGGTGCGGGCCGGGATTGGGTGGGCATCGCCAAGGAATGCCGCCGGGTGTTGCTGCGGGAGCTGGATTTCCGCCTGGAGGCGGAGCACGCCGCCCGTTTCCGTCAGCAGTTTCTTGATGATCCCGGCATCCGCATTCCTGCGGTGATCTGGGAACTCAGCTCCCGCCGGGTGCTGTGCCTCGACTACTTGCCCGGCATCAAGATCAATGACCGGGAGGCCCTCGTCCGCGCCGGCATCGATCCAGCAGCTGTGGCGGAAAAGGGGGCCGCCAGCTACCTGCAGCAGCTGGTCCGCTTCGGCTTCTTCCACGCCGATCCCCATCCCGGCAACCTGGCGGTCGCCGGCGACGGCTCATTGATTTATTACGACTTCGGCATGATGGGCCAGATCTCCGAGCGGTTGCGCAGCCGGATCGGGCGCATGGTGCGGGCTGCGGCGGCCCGGGATGCCTCCGGCCTGGTGGACGAACTGCAGCAGGCCGGCGTGATCGCCCAGGGCATCGACCCGGGTCCGGTGCGACGGCTGGTGCGGGTGATGCTGACCGAGGCCCTGACGCCGCCGTTCAGCGCCAACGTGCTCGACAAGCTCTCGGGTGATCTGTATGAACTGGTGTACGGCCAGCCGTTTCGCCTGCCACCGGAACTCATCTTCGTGATGCGGGCCCTCTCCACCTTCGAAGGAGTGGGCCGCAGCCTGGATCCGGGCTTTAGCCTGGTCACCATCGCCCGTCCTTACCTGCTGCCCCTCATGACCGCCAGCGGTAACGGCCCGAATGAACTGTTCAACGAGATCTCCCGCCAGGCGGCGGAGGTGGGCAGCCGGGCGCTGGGGATCCCCCGGCGGCTGGAGGAGAGCCTCTCGCGCATCGAGCAGGGGGATCTGCAGGTGCTGATTCGTGCCGGGGAAACCGATCGGCTGCTGCGGCGCCTTGCCCTGGCCCAGCAGAGCTCGGGTCAGTCCTTCCTGCTGGGGGGCCTGGCGGTGGCGGCGGCGTTGCTGGCAGCGAGCAGCCGCCCCTTCCTGGTGGCGGTGCCCCTGGTGTTGGGGCTGCCGGTGGGCCTCTCCTGGCTGAAGCTGCAATCGCGGCTCAAGCGCGATGGCCGCCTCGACCAGCTGCCCGGGGTCGCCGCAGCGTCACGCCGGGAGTGA
- a CDS encoding FAD-dependent oxidoreductase translates to MSALAGPPPDTEPVLILGGGLMGLAIAHQLARLGRSATVLSRRRSEAAGFVAAGMLAPHAEGLSGPMLALGQASLERIPAWVARIEADSGLPCGLRPCGIVVPFAGAAERDAYPTAPFGEPLDRAGLERQVPGIGPAWRAGLLFAQDGQIDNRRRLMRALERACAALGVRFEEGTEVLELLTEGGGRLRGARLRRAEGGEHAIAASTAVLACGAWSGRLLPSLPVHPVKGQMLSLQGPRASLERVVFGPGTYLVPREDGLLVVGATSEPQAGFDDGLTPEGQKQLQAGIAALLPEAALWPPMERWWGFRPGTPDDAPLLGPGPIEGLWLATGHHRNGVLLAAITAERIAAAITAAGNGSGAGEPGDALLAPFHWSRPFPAAA, encoded by the coding sequence ATGAGCGCCCTGGCTGGCCCCCCTCCCGACACCGAGCCCGTCCTGATCCTCGGCGGTGGCCTGATGGGCCTGGCCATCGCCCACCAGCTGGCCCGTCTCGGCCGCTCCGCCACCGTGCTCAGCCGCCGCCGCAGCGAGGCGGCCGGCTTCGTGGCCGCCGGCATGCTCGCCCCCCACGCCGAGGGGCTCAGCGGGCCGATGCTGGCCCTGGGCCAGGCCAGCCTGGAGCGCATTCCGGCCTGGGTGGCCCGCATCGAGGCCGACAGCGGCCTCCCCTGCGGCCTGCGGCCCTGCGGCATCGTCGTGCCCTTCGCCGGGGCGGCCGAGCGGGACGCCTACCCCACGGCCCCCTTCGGCGAGCCCCTCGACCGGGCGGGGCTGGAGCGGCAGGTGCCGGGGATCGGACCCGCCTGGCGGGCGGGCCTGCTGTTCGCCCAGGACGGGCAGATCGACAACCGCCGCCGCCTGATGCGCGCCCTGGAGCGGGCCTGCGCCGCCCTGGGGGTGCGCTTCGAGGAGGGCACCGAGGTGCTGGAGCTGCTCACCGAAGGCGGCGGACGCCTGCGGGGGGCGCGGCTGCGCCGGGCCGAGGGGGGCGAGCACGCCATCGCCGCCAGCACGGCGGTGCTCGCCTGCGGCGCCTGGAGCGGCCGGCTGCTGCCGTCGCTGCCGGTGCATCCGGTGAAGGGGCAGATGCTGTCGCTGCAGGGCCCCAGGGCCAGCCTGGAGCGGGTCGTGTTCGGACCCGGCACCTACCTGGTGCCGCGGGAGGACGGCCTGCTGGTGGTGGGCGCCACCAGCGAGCCCCAGGCCGGCTTCGACGACGGCCTCACCCCCGAGGGCCAGAAGCAGCTGCAGGCCGGCATCGCCGCCCTGCTGCCGGAGGCGGCCCTGTGGCCGCCGATGGAGCGCTGGTGGGGCTTCCGGCCTGGCACCCCCGACGACGCTCCGCTGCTGGGCCCCGGACCGATCGAGGGGCTCTGGCTGGCCACGGGCCACCACCGCAACGGCGTGCTGCTGGCGGCCATCACCGCGGAGCGGATCGCCGCAGCGATCACCGCGGCCGGCAACGGCTCCGGGGCGGGCGAGCCGGGCGACGCCCTGCTGGCGCCCTTCCACTGGAGCCGGCCGTTCCCGGCGGCGGCCTAG
- the gatB gene encoding Asp-tRNA(Asn)/Glu-tRNA(Gln) amidotransferase subunit GatB gives MAEGNRAEGKGEAAWEAVIGLETHVQLGTASKIFTAASTSFGDDPNTHIDPVVCGLPGTLPVLNQKVLEYAVKASLALNLQVAEHSKFDRKQYFYPDLPKNYQISQYDQPIAEDGWIEVEVAEKGKETYLKKVGIERLHMEEDAGKLVHAGSDRLAGSTHSLVDYNRAGVALAEIVSKPDLRTGREAAEYASEIRRIMRYLGVSDGNMQEGSLRCDVNISVRRGPDAPFGVKVEIKNMNSFSAIQKAIDFEIARQIKAYESGEPVVQETRLWDEAKQLTKSMRSKEGASDYRYFPDPDLGPIEVSPEQRQSWLAELPELPAAKRHRYAESLGLSIYDARVLTDERPMAEYFEAAVAAGGDPKAVANWVTGDIAAHVNANRLSIAELPLGPAQLAEMVQMIEAGAISGKIAKDLLPELLEKGGSVAAIVESRGLGMISDPAAIAAIVAELLAAHPEEVEAFRGGKTKLQGFFVGQLMKRTGGRADPKLANRILSEQLKG, from the coding sequence ATGGCTGAAGGGAACAGGGCAGAAGGAAAGGGCGAAGCCGCTTGGGAGGCCGTGATCGGCCTGGAAACCCACGTGCAGCTGGGCACCGCCAGCAAGATCTTCACCGCCGCCTCCACCAGCTTCGGCGACGATCCCAACACCCACATCGATCCAGTCGTGTGCGGTCTGCCCGGCACCCTTCCGGTGCTCAACCAGAAGGTGCTGGAGTACGCGGTCAAGGCGTCCCTGGCCCTCAACCTGCAGGTGGCCGAGCACAGCAAGTTCGACCGCAAGCAGTACTTCTATCCCGACCTGCCCAAGAACTACCAGATCTCCCAGTACGACCAGCCGATCGCCGAGGACGGCTGGATCGAGGTGGAGGTGGCCGAGAAGGGCAAGGAGACCTACCTCAAGAAGGTGGGCATTGAGCGGCTGCACATGGAGGAGGACGCCGGCAAGCTCGTCCACGCCGGCAGCGACCGCCTGGCCGGCTCCACCCACTCGCTGGTGGACTACAACCGGGCCGGTGTGGCCCTGGCGGAGATCGTCTCCAAGCCGGATCTGCGCACCGGCCGGGAGGCGGCCGAGTACGCCTCCGAGATCCGCCGCATCATGCGGTATCTGGGGGTCAGCGACGGCAACATGCAGGAGGGTTCCCTGCGCTGCGACGTCAACATCTCCGTGCGCCGCGGCCCCGACGCCCCCTTCGGCGTGAAGGTGGAGATCAAGAACATGAACTCCTTCTCGGCGATCCAGAAGGCCATCGATTTCGAGATCGCCCGCCAGATCAAGGCCTACGAATCCGGTGAGCCGGTGGTGCAGGAAACCCGCCTCTGGGATGAGGCCAAGCAGCTCACCAAGAGCATGCGCAGCAAGGAGGGGGCCTCCGACTACCGCTACTTCCCGGACCCGGATCTGGGGCCGATCGAGGTGAGTCCCGAGCAGCGCCAAAGCTGGCTGGCGGAGCTGCCCGAACTGCCGGCGGCCAAGCGCCACCGCTATGCCGAGAGCCTGGGGCTCTCGATCTACGACGCCCGGGTGCTCACCGATGAGCGGCCGATGGCCGAATACTTCGAGGCGGCGGTGGCGGCCGGGGGCGACCCCAAGGCCGTGGCCAACTGGGTCACCGGCGACATCGCCGCCCACGTGAATGCCAACAGGCTGTCGATCGCCGAGCTGCCCCTGGGGCCGGCGCAGCTGGCCGAAATGGTGCAGATGATCGAGGCGGGCGCCATCAGCGGCAAGATCGCCAAGGACCTGCTGCCCGAGCTGCTCGAGAAGGGCGGCTCGGTGGCGGCGATCGTCGAGTCCCGCGGCCTGGGGATGATCTCCGACCCGGCGGCCATCGCCGCCATCGTGGCGGAGCTGCTGGCCGCCCACCCGGAGGAGGTGGAGGCCTTCCGCGGCGGCAAGACCAAGTTGCAGGGCTTCTTCGTCGGGCAGCTGATGAAGCGCACCGGCGGCCGGGCCGACCCCAAGCTGGCCAACCGGATCCTCAGCGAGCAGTTGAAGGGCTGA
- the argJ gene encoding bifunctional glutamate N-acetyltransferase/amino-acid acetyltransferase ArgJ has protein sequence MTPPAPWQPIPGGVTAPEGFLAAAVTAGLKASGRPDLSLLLAPVGAVCAGTFTTSLVRAACVDLCAERLAAGGGQARAVLTNSGQANACTGERGLADSLRATAELAARLDLAPDEVLICSTGVIGVPIQMEVLEAGLDPLVAALGPEGGGAAAEAILTTDLVAKEIALEAQLGGRRVRIGGMAKGSGMIHPDMATMLGYLTCDAGVPADVWQDMVKRAVDRSFNAITVDGDTSTNDTFLAFAAGEPLGPEHFEALEAGLTAVSQHLARAIARDGEGATCLIEVRVEGAADEAGARAIARTVAGSSLVKCAVHGRDPNWGRIVAAAGRAGVAFDPLAVALWLGEHQLMAAGQPLAFDRPAASAYLKARAAGAYLQDDTVAIRLRVGEGPGSGLAWGCDLSDQYVRINADYTT, from the coding sequence GTGACCCCTCCCGCTCCGTGGCAGCCGATCCCCGGAGGCGTCACGGCCCCGGAGGGCTTCCTGGCCGCCGCCGTCACCGCCGGCCTGAAGGCCTCCGGCCGGCCGGATCTCTCCCTGCTGCTGGCGCCGGTGGGGGCCGTCTGCGCCGGCACCTTCACCACCTCGCTGGTGCGGGCGGCGTGCGTCGACCTCTGCGCCGAGCGCCTGGCGGCCGGAGGCGGCCAGGCCCGGGCGGTGCTCACCAACTCCGGCCAGGCCAACGCCTGCACCGGCGAGCGCGGCCTGGCCGACAGCCTGCGGGCCACCGCCGAACTGGCCGCTCGCCTGGACCTGGCGCCCGACGAGGTGCTGATCTGCTCCACCGGCGTGATCGGCGTGCCGATCCAGATGGAGGTGCTTGAGGCGGGCCTCGATCCCCTGGTGGCCGCCCTCGGCCCCGAAGGCGGCGGCGCGGCGGCCGAGGCGATCCTCACCACGGATCTGGTGGCCAAGGAGATCGCCCTCGAGGCCCAGCTCGGCGGCCGCCGGGTGCGGATCGGCGGCATGGCCAAGGGCTCGGGGATGATCCACCCGGACATGGCCACGATGCTGGGCTACCTCACGTGTGATGCCGGCGTGCCGGCCGATGTGTGGCAGGACATGGTGAAGCGGGCGGTGGACCGCTCCTTCAACGCGATCACGGTGGACGGCGACACCAGCACCAACGACACGTTCCTGGCCTTTGCCGCCGGTGAGCCCCTGGGCCCGGAGCACTTCGAGGCGCTGGAGGCCGGCCTGACGGCGGTGTCGCAGCACCTGGCCCGGGCGATCGCCCGCGACGGCGAGGGCGCCACCTGCCTGATCGAGGTGCGGGTGGAGGGGGCGGCCGATGAGGCCGGTGCCCGCGCCATCGCCCGCACCGTGGCCGGCTCGTCGCTGGTGAAGTGCGCCGTCCACGGCCGCGACCCCAACTGGGGCCGGATCGTGGCCGCCGCCGGCCGGGCCGGGGTGGCCTTCGACCCGCTGGCCGTGGCCCTGTGGTTGGGCGAACACCAGCTGATGGCGGCGGGCCAGCCCCTGGCCTTCGACCGCCCCGCCGCCTCCGCCTACCTCAAGGCCCGCGCCGCGGGTGCCTATCTCCAGGACGACACCGTGGCGATCCGGCTGCGGGTCGGCGAGGGACCGGGCAGCGGCCTGGCCTGGGGCTGCGACCTCTCCGATCAGTACGTGCGCATCAACGCCGACTACACCACCTGA